One Diospyros lotus cultivar Yz01 chromosome 1, ASM1463336v1, whole genome shotgun sequence genomic window carries:
- the LOC127809159 gene encoding putative glycerol-3-phosphate transporter 1: MGSNLEPAEEGQNRKPLGIQFLEYIKRSSLSFKTHQAIVLIVTFLAYASYHATRKTTSIVKSALDPQSSDLGLKSFPFQRAYFHKREGNSWVLGSGWAPFDSSDGTALLGDLDVAFLSVYALGMYFSGHLGDRIDLRIFLTVGMLGTGLFTSLFGVGYWGNIHVFYYYLIVQMLAGLFQSTGWPSVVAVVGNWFGKKKRGLIMGIWNAHTSVGNITGSLVASALLKYGWGWSMVVPGLMIAFIGLLVFMILPVNPESVGADVDEDDKLPTDKKEGEEGPTEPLLRSETDNENEKAVGFIQAWKIPGVAPFALCLFFAKLVAYTFLYWLPFYISHTAIDGKYLSNEAAGNLSTLFDVGGVIGGILAGHISDRLDARAITAASFMYCTIPALFLYRCYGHVSLTVNIGLLLIAGLFVNGPYALITTAVSADLGTHSSLNGNSRALATVTAIIDGTGSIGAAIGPLLTGYISEKSWSAVFTMLMAAALVAGLLLTRLVVAEVAAKIDQSRSQGAASRPPTPAHEV, translated from the exons ATGGGTTCGAATTTAGAGCCTGCAGAAGAAGGACAGAACAGGAAGCCCCTAGGAATTCAATTCTTAGAGTACATAAAGAGATCCTCCCTGTCCTTCAAAACTCACCAAGCCATTGTCCTGATAGTTACATTCTTGGCATACGCAAGCTACCATGCCACCAGAAAAACTACAAGCATTGTGAAGAGTGCTCTCGATCCTCAATCATCAGATTTAGGCTTGAAGTCCTTCCCATTTCAAAGAGCTTACTTTCATAAAAGGGAAGGGAATTCATGGGTTCTTGGGAGCGGCTGGGCGCCATTTGACAGCTCGGATGGCACAGCCTTGCTCGGCGATCTTGACGTGGCTTTCCTCTCCGTGTACGCCCTGGGGATGTACTTCTCCGGCCATTTGGGTGATCGAATCGACCTCCGAATTTTTCTGACAGTAGGAATGCTAGGGACAGGATTGTTCACTTCGTTGTTTGGAGTCGGATACTGGGGGAACATCCATGTGTTCTACTACTACTTGATCGTCCAAATGCTTGCCGGTTTGTTCCAATCAACCGGCTGGCCTTCTGTAGTTGCAGTTGTAGGGAACTGGttcgggaagaagaagagaggccTCATAATGGGAATCTGGAATGCTCATACATCGGTTGGAAACATCACAGGCTCCTTGGTTGCTTCAGCCCTGTTGAAATACGGATGGGGCTGGTCCATGGTTGTGCCTGGCCTCATGATTGCATTCATTGGCTTGTTGGTTTTCATGATCTTGCCGGTTAATCCCGAGTCAGTTGGAGCTGATGTAGATGAAGACGACAAGCTGCCTACTGAcaagaaagaaggagaagaagggcCAACAGAACCGCTGTTGAGATCAGAAACAGATAACGAGAATGAGAAAGCTGTAGGGTTCATACAAGCATGGAAGATACCTGGTGTTGCTCCTTTTGCTCTTTGCCTCTTCTTTGCCAAGTTGGTTGCTTATACATTTCTGTATTGGCTTCCATTCTACATCAGCCACACAG CTATAGACGGGAAGTACCTGTCGAATGAGGCAGCCGGGAACTTATCAACATTGTTTGATGTCGGAGGAGTGATTGGGGGAATCCTTGCCGGCCACATTTCAGATCGTCTCGATGCCAGAGCCATAACAGCTGCGAGCTTTATGTACTGCACCATCCCGGCTCTCTTCTTGTACAGATGCTATGGACACGTTTCCTTGACTGTAAACATTGGGCTCTTGCTAATTGCTGGCTTGTTTGTGAATGGACCTTATGCTCTCATAACAACCGCAGTTTCAGCAGACCTCGGGACACACAGCTCCCTGAACGGCAACTCGCGAGCCCTAGCAACCGTCACGGCAATCATAGATGGGACGGGCTCCATCGGAGCCGCCATTGGACCGTTGCTGACAGGGTACATATCCGAGAAGAGCTGGAGTGCAGTTTTCACCATGCTGATGGCTGCAGCCCTGGTGGCTGGGCTGCTTCTGACCAGGCTTGTTGTGGCTGAGGTGGCCGCGAAGATCGACCAATCGAGATCCCAAGGGGCCGCATCTCGGCCTCCTACACCTGCACATGAAGTATGA
- the LOC127811613 gene encoding uncharacterized protein LOC127811613 isoform X2: MWSSWPCGCFSLSFEKSPRHDSYVPRFEAELAHYCEKLVMDLDRRVRRGRERLAQEVEAPPPPPISAEKSEQLLVLEEKIKNLLEQVETLGEAGKVDEAEALMRKVETLNIEKTVLTQQSQNEKVLMLAQEKKMALCEICGSFLIANDAAERTQSHVTGKQHIGYGMVRDFLEEYKAAKEKAREEERLAREKEAEERRKRREKEYESRGRRSDSADRGRYRDRDPDRERESGRYRERDRDHERSGRGSRDGGRGLDWKQNSYRNGRDGGRDRYHERERDRSRSRSPARHSHRRSSRSPVRPY; encoded by the exons ATGTGGAGTTCCTGGCCTTGTGGTTGTTTCTCTTTAAG TTTTGAGAAGTCCCCAAGACATGATTCATATGTGCCGAGATTTGAAGCAGAACTTGCTCATTATTGTGAGAAGTTG GTGATGGACTTGGATAGACGAGTTAGACGAGGGAGGGAACGCCTTGCTCAAGAAGTGGAAGCTCCTCCACCTCCTCCCATCTCAGCAGAAAAATCTGAGCAGTTGTTAGTGCTcgaggaaaaaataaagaaccTTCTCGAACAAGTGGAGACACTTGGGGAAGCTGGCAAGGTGGATGAAGCTGAAGCACTTATGAGAAAG GTAGAGACACTTAATATTGAGAAGACTGTTCTGACTCAGCAATCCCAGAATGAGAAAGTATTAATGCTTGCACAGGAGAAAAAGATGGCTCTTTGTGAGATATGTGGCTCTTTTCTAATTGCCAATGATGCAGCAGAAAGGACACAATCTCATGTTACTGGCAAGCAGCATATTGGTTATGGCATGGTTAGAGATTTCCTTGAGGAGTACAAA GCTGCAAAGGAGAAGGCCCGTGAAGAGGAGAGACTAGCAAGGGAAAAAGAAGCAGAAGAGAGGAGGAAGCGAAGAGAGAAGGAATATGAGAGTAGAGGTAGAAGGAGTGATTCAGCTGACAGGGGCAGGTATCGTGATCGGGATCCagacagagagagggagagtgggAGATACCGCGAACGTGATCGTGACCACGAAAGGAGTGGTAGGGGAAGCCGGGATGGGGGTAGAGGGCTGGACTGGAAACAAAACAGTTACAGGAATGGAAGAGATGGAGGCAGGGATAGGTACCATGAGCGGGAGCGTGATAGGAGCAGATCACGTTCCCCAGCTAGGCACAGTCACAGGAGGTCATCCAGAAGTCCAGTTCGCCCATATTAG
- the LOC127796599 gene encoding heat shock 22 kDa protein, mitochondrial-like codes for MASSLPPLKRLVFSNLLPKPLLVARSAAQPASRLFNTNAARVSDSDDYECSVNGVRRWCNRPALRRVKFAPFSFLDAFDPFSTTRSLSQILNAMDQIMDSPLTAAATPGSGSPLRRGWDARETDDGLYLRVDMPGLGKESVKVSVEHNTLIIRGEAEKESGDEDAGRRYTSRIDLPERLYKTNEIKAEMKNGVLKVVVPKVKTEEKGADVFNVKVE; via the exons ATGGCTTCCTCGCTTCCTCCTCTAAAGAGGCTCGTCTTCTCCAACCTCCTCCCGAAGCCCCTTCTCGTCGCTCGCTCGGCGGCACAGCCGGCATCTCGGCTCTTCAACACCAACGCTGCTCGTGTTTCAGACTCCGACGACTACGAATGTAGCGTCAACGGCGTTCGGCGCTGGTGCAATCGCCCTGCTCTCCGTCGCGTCAAGTTCGCTCCCTTCTCGTTCTTAG ATGCATTTGATCCGTTCTCAACGACGAGGAGCCTCAGCCAGATCCTGAACGCGATGGACCAGATCATGGACTCCCCATTGACCGCCGCCGCGACCCCCGGCTCTGGATCACCTCTCCGCCGAGGCTGGGACGCGAGGGAGACAGACGACGGCCTCTACCTCCGTGTGGATATGCCTGGATTGGGCAAAGAGAGCGTGAAGGTGTCTGTGGAGCACAACACACTAATCATTAGGGGCGAAGCTGAAAAGGAATCCGGCGACGAGGATGCCGGGCGTAGGTACACTAGCAGGATCGATCTCCCGGAGAGGCTGTACAAGACCAATGAGATCAAAGCCGAGATGAAGAATGGCGTCCTCAAGGTCGTGGTGCCGAAAGTGAAGACGGAAGAGAAGGGAGCTGATGTGTTCAACGTCAAGGTTGAGTGA